One genomic region from Spirosoma sp. KCTC 42546 encodes:
- a CDS encoding DUF6544 family protein, translating to MLRTLVAMLLMAHGLLHVLGFLKQWQLATVSQLSGKSWIHVSDETSKLLGLLWLLVCLGFLLAMVTCLLQRDWWLLVAGVSVVLSQVLIIIYWPDAHAGTLVNVGIALVLVLAYSHDRFEMQADREVRQLLRQPADDQRVVTPKMLNGLPTPVQQWLQASGIVGKERVHTVRLRQTGLMRTSPEGRWMPTKAVQYFGVDKPGFVWEADVRMLPFLPLSGRDKYADGKGNMLIKALSLVPVVNASDAKTDQGTLLRYLGEMCWFPSAALSPFIQWRAIDATHAQATMSYKGVSATAVFAFDEQHRLTSVSANRYMGGGKDGKLEKWYIPVRDWKEMDGVVIPVKGDVIWRLPTGDFDYYQWEITDIDYNYPVLY from the coding sequence ATGCTTCGTACGTTAGTTGCTATGTTGCTGATGGCCCACGGCCTTCTTCATGTCCTGGGATTCCTGAAACAGTGGCAGTTAGCCACCGTAAGCCAGCTTAGTGGTAAATCATGGATACATGTATCCGACGAAACGTCTAAACTGTTGGGACTCCTATGGCTTCTTGTCTGTTTGGGTTTTTTGCTGGCCATGGTGACTTGTCTGCTCCAACGTGACTGGTGGTTGCTTGTTGCAGGAGTTAGTGTCGTACTCTCGCAGGTACTCATTATCATTTACTGGCCGGATGCACACGCTGGTACACTGGTAAATGTGGGTATCGCTCTGGTACTGGTATTAGCTTATTCGCACGATCGTTTTGAGATGCAGGCCGACCGGGAAGTTCGTCAATTGCTTAGACAGCCTGCTGATGATCAGCGTGTGGTTACACCGAAAATGCTCAACGGCTTGCCCACTCCTGTGCAACAATGGTTACAGGCAAGCGGAATAGTTGGGAAAGAGCGCGTCCATACCGTGCGGCTGCGGCAGACTGGTCTGATGCGTACGAGTCCAGAAGGCCGATGGATGCCAACAAAAGCAGTGCAGTATTTTGGTGTCGATAAGCCGGGGTTTGTTTGGGAGGCTGACGTACGCATGCTACCGTTTTTGCCCTTATCGGGTCGGGATAAATACGCCGATGGGAAGGGAAATATGCTGATTAAGGCGCTGTCATTAGTGCCTGTGGTCAATGCGTCGGATGCGAAAACCGATCAGGGAACCTTACTACGATATCTGGGCGAAATGTGCTGGTTTCCTTCGGCAGCGCTTAGTCCATTCATACAGTGGCGGGCTATAGATGCAACACATGCCCAGGCAACAATGAGCTATAAGGGCGTATCGGCTACCGCCGTGTTTGCTTTTGATGAACAGCATCGACTTACCAGCGTATCGGCCAATCGGTACATGGGCGGTGGTAAAGATGGGAAATTAGAAAAATGGTATATCCCCGTTCGTGACTGGAAAGAAATGGATGGCGTGGTTATTCCTGTAAAAGGTGATGTTATCTGGCGGCTACCCACTGGGGATTTTGACTATTACCAATGGGAGATTACGGATATCGACTACAATTACCCCGTATTGTATTAA
- a CDS encoding 5-fold beta-flower protein — protein MKNAQKWVLLVAIALLPSWLLGQSPNYKQPMSINAQGQIKDSKGTSIGLVSKDKIIKDANGQKIAFVDGQGDLVDAKTGKKMGRIGKDGKTYYDINGELVFTVKDNADETCDIVDAKGKKIGNVHDSYKSLACALHCFQNQHTHMSRK, from the coding sequence ATGAAAAACGCACAAAAATGGGTTCTATTGGTGGCTATCGCGCTGCTGCCATCCTGGCTTTTGGGCCAATCGCCCAATTACAAACAGCCAATGAGCATCAACGCCCAGGGGCAGATTAAAGACAGTAAAGGCACATCAATTGGACTGGTAAGCAAAGACAAGATTATTAAGGATGCCAATGGGCAGAAAATAGCCTTTGTGGATGGGCAAGGCGATTTAGTCGATGCGAAAACGGGTAAAAAAATGGGCCGAATCGGGAAGGACGGGAAAACTTACTATGATATCAATGGGGAGCTTGTATTCACGGTCAAGGACAACGCCGACGAAACCTGCGACATTGTTGATGCAAAAGGTAAGAAAATCGGAAACGTCCACGATAGCTATAAATCCCTTGCGTGTGCCCTCCATTGCTTTCAAAATCAACATACCCATATGAGTCGTAAATAA
- a CDS encoding universal stress protein, which produces MKTILVPTDLSPLTDSALSVAVSLARTYGSEVSLLHSVTYPMMMLTPTYAEALPIVTESTLAAYEKIEQDAYQSLQALANNPAYAGVTITPTLLTNGQGLVGAITDQPADLIVMASKGASGLEELLIGSNAEAVVRYAHCPVLVIKHPITHFQPENIVCAVDVDDRLKSKHLYPFQMGEQGLHQFLYIITPTDNRDPDGVRDWVNEFASTKGITEFEFVTRHAHNVPDGIIQYAEETKADLIVLFTHGHKGLQHLLSGSVAEDVLNHASLPVLIMRA; this is translated from the coding sequence ATGAAAACCATCCTTGTTCCTACCGACCTTAGTCCTCTCACCGACTCAGCCTTATCGGTAGCTGTTAGCCTGGCCCGAACCTACGGGTCCGAAGTTAGTTTACTGCACTCGGTAACCTACCCGATGATGATGCTTACGCCTACGTACGCAGAAGCACTACCTATTGTCACAGAAAGTACCTTGGCTGCTTACGAAAAAATTGAGCAGGATGCCTACCAAAGCTTGCAGGCATTGGCCAATAACCCAGCCTATGCTGGCGTTACAATCACCCCAACCTTACTTACCAATGGGCAGGGACTGGTAGGTGCCATCACCGACCAACCGGCCGATCTGATCGTGATGGCCTCGAAGGGCGCATCTGGCCTGGAAGAGTTATTGATTGGCTCGAATGCAGAAGCCGTTGTTCGGTATGCCCATTGCCCGGTACTGGTTATCAAACATCCCATTACTCATTTCCAACCCGAAAACATCGTTTGTGCAGTCGATGTAGACGACCGCTTGAAATCTAAACACCTTTACCCATTTCAGATGGGCGAACAGGGTTTACATCAATTTCTCTACATCATTACCCCAACCGATAACCGAGACCCAGATGGTGTACGTGATTGGGTAAATGAGTTTGCCTCAACCAAGGGAATCACCGAATTTGAGTTTGTGACCCGCCACGCCCACAATGTACCCGATGGTATTATTCAGTATGCTGAGGAAACAAAAGCAGACCTGATTGTTCTGTTCACACACGGCCACAAAGGCTTACAGCACCTCCTGTCGGGCAGTGTGGCGGAAGACGTTCTGAATCATGCCAGCCTACCTGTGCTCATTATGCGCGCCTAG